One genomic segment of Bosea sp. 685 includes these proteins:
- the hpaH gene encoding 2-oxo-hept-4-ene-1,7-dioate hydratase encodes MLTEDERREAAAAILRAERDRVPCPQLSRTYPHMEIEDAYRVQDIWAQARIDAGARVAGHKIGLTSRAMQMASKINEPDYGRILDDALYNDGAQIRADLFIKPRLEVELAFVMSEDLEGPNCRIYDVLRATEFVVPALEIIDYRTEVPRAIVDTIADNAAFGAIVVGGRPIRPMDVDIRWIGATLALNGIIEESGVSAAIMGHPAAGVAWLVNKLHAVGARLEKGQIVLGGSFTRPVDIKRGDVVTADYGPIGAISVSFV; translated from the coding sequence ATGCTGACGGAAGACGAACGGCGCGAGGCGGCCGCCGCGATCCTGCGGGCCGAACGGGACCGCGTCCCCTGCCCTCAGCTTTCACGCACCTACCCGCACATGGAGATCGAGGATGCCTACCGTGTGCAGGACATTTGGGCACAGGCGCGCATCGACGCCGGCGCACGGGTCGCCGGTCACAAGATTGGCCTGACGTCCCGCGCCATGCAGATGGCGTCCAAGATCAACGAACCGGACTATGGACGCATTCTCGACGACGCCCTGTACAATGACGGCGCGCAAATCCGCGCCGACCTGTTCATCAAGCCACGGCTGGAGGTCGAACTGGCCTTCGTGATGAGCGAGGACCTAGAGGGCCCCAACTGTCGGATCTACGACGTCCTACGCGCCACCGAGTTCGTCGTGCCGGCGCTGGAGATCATCGACTACCGGACCGAAGTACCGCGCGCGATCGTCGACACCATCGCCGACAACGCCGCGTTCGGGGCGATCGTCGTGGGCGGGCGCCCTATCCGCCCGATGGACGTCGACATCCGCTGGATCGGCGCGACGTTGGCACTCAACGGCATCATCGAGGAATCCGGCGTATCCGCCGCGATCATGGGTCATCCCGCCGCCGGGGTCGCGTGGCTCGTCAACAAGTTGCACGCCGTCGGTGCCAGACTCGAGAAGGGTCAGATCGTGCTTGGTGGTTCGTTCACCCGGCCGGTGGATATCAAGCGCGGCGACGTGGTGACCGCCGACTACGGTCCGATCGGCGCGATCTCGGTCTCGTTCGTGTGA
- a CDS encoding dioxygenase — protein MRIASEADVTAAALDVMGRTDNPRLREILVSLIHHMHGFVRDVRLTEAEFREAVAVLNEIGQLASDTHNEMMLMAGSLGVSSLVCLLNNGDGGNTETSQSLLGPFWRLDSPRVENGGSILRSDTQGDPLFVTARVIDRDGRPIAGAEVDVWHASPVGLYENQDPEQAEMNLRGKFTTDQDGRFWFRSVMMIGYPIPTDGVVGRLLRAQRRHPMRPAHLHALIFKPGFKVLISQVYDPNDPHIDSDVQFGVTRSLIGDFVRHEEPHPVESMAAVPWYSLDYTYVMEPGEAILPRPPIR, from the coding sequence ATGCGCATTGCAAGCGAGGCCGACGTAACTGCCGCCGCCCTGGACGTCATGGGGCGCACGGACAATCCGCGCCTACGAGAAATACTGGTGTCCCTCATTCATCACATGCACGGCTTCGTCCGGGACGTAAGGTTGACGGAGGCGGAGTTCCGCGAAGCGGTCGCAGTCCTCAACGAGATCGGCCAGCTCGCCTCTGACACGCACAATGAAATGATGTTGATGGCCGGTTCGTTGGGCGTTTCCTCGCTCGTCTGCCTGCTCAACAACGGCGATGGCGGAAACACAGAGACGTCGCAATCTCTGCTCGGTCCGTTCTGGCGCCTCGACTCTCCGCGCGTAGAGAACGGCGGCTCGATTCTACGATCCGACACTCAGGGCGACCCGCTTTTCGTGACCGCACGGGTGATCGACCGCGATGGACGACCGATCGCTGGCGCGGAGGTCGACGTCTGGCACGCCTCGCCGGTGGGCCTTTACGAAAACCAAGATCCCGAGCAAGCGGAGATGAACCTCCGGGGCAAGTTCACCACCGATCAGGACGGCCGCTTCTGGTTCCGATCCGTGATGATGATCGGCTATCCGATCCCGACCGACGGGGTCGTCGGGCGGCTTCTGCGAGCGCAGCGTCGCCACCCGATGCGGCCCGCACACCTTCACGCGCTTATCTTCAAGCCCGGCTTCAAGGTGCTGATCTCGCAGGTCTACGATCCCAACGACCCTCATATCGACTCGGACGTTCAGTTCGGCGTGACGCGATCGCTTATCGGCGACTTCGTGCGGCATGAGGAGCCGCATCCGGTGGAGTCGATGGCGGCCGTTCCCTGGTACTCGCTCGATTACACCTATGTCATGGAACCGGGCGAGGCGATCCTGCCGCGGCCCCCCATTCGCTGA